A window of Hordeum vulgare subsp. vulgare chromosome 5H, MorexV3_pseudomolecules_assembly, whole genome shotgun sequence genomic DNA:
AAAAATTCAAGAGATAAAAGGTCTAAAAAATATCAGAATAGAAGAACAAAGCTTCACATTTTGTAGTATTGAAGTTCTTTCCGCAAGAGACAACCAGAAGATTTACTTATCTGGTATGATTCTATTTGTTTCCATTATTCATTTCCATGTTTTCTACATATTAATACCACTTTACTTAGCAGATGTCATCGGCATAGCAAGTTACATAGGGCATATTGAAGAAACACACACAACCCATGGGATTTCAAAGATTCGAGATATTGTGCTTCGAATTGAGTGAGTATATTAAAAGAAATCAGATAACTACAattgtgatgggtgctaataggTATTTCTCTTGGAACATACAGGGATCAAAAAATTAACAATAGACTATGGGGTAATAAGGTTGCACAAATTGATGAAGATTCTTTGGGCCATgttgtcatagtaacatcaactaCTGTCAGAAAACTGAAAGGTTTGTATTTGAATTAACAATGGGCAAGTATTTCTAGGAGTGTTTTTTATACATCATTTGATATATCAAGTGCATGCAGAGTACTCGCTGTCATCTACAGGTGCAACTAGAGTTTATATCGATTTGGATATCCCTGAAACAAATGAGCTTCAAAGGAGGTGAAACAGATATTCTGCAGAAATATGAAAAAACATGTTCTACTACATACATGGATTCTTATCTCATATGCATAACAGGTATTGCTTGCAAGATGATATGGTAGAGGAAATAGAGCCGGAAGCCCACTTGCAAGGCACAATTCAAGAACAGATGCTCTATAACAGAAGAACCCTAAAAGAAATAACTAAAATTACATATGAATCCGAAAAACAGGTATTTGTAGTTAGTATTATATTCCTTTTTCATATATTTTATGTGCTAATTTAACCTACAATGGACAGGAAAAGTTCTATACTACAGAAGCAATGATTAAGTCAATTGATACATCAGATGAGTGGTACTACATAGGATGCCGCAAATGCAACAAAAAAGTACAAAAACAAGGGAACCACTTCTACTGTCCAAAATGTGAGAAAGAACCTGAGAAGACATGTCCAAGGTGAATTTGATACTATCTCATTCCTTAGTTAGTAATTTGTCCTCCACTAACCACATGTTCCATTTTATTACTAGGTACAAACTTAAGCTGGAGATATGTGATCTCAGTGCAACAACAACTTGCACCATGTTTGAAGCAGAAGCAAAAAAATTGATTAAGCAATCTGCAAGCTTTTTGATAGATAGGGATGATTTTGATATCCATGAGCAGACAAAACAAATCCAGAAAATATGTGGGCAGAAATTGATTTTTCAATTCAAATTGAATGACTATAATTTGAAGTATGGTTATCAAGAATACACTATTCATAGAATCTTTTTCATAGACTCTGAAAAAGATTCAGCACCACATGATTCAAATGttgagcaggtatcatctatttgTACTACCATGCTCTATATTATTTTGTATGTGCATGTCATGTTTCATAGTGAATGTTAATGACAATTTACGCAAATTGGTATGTTTTTGTACATGCATGTTACTGACACACCCAATGTCTTGAATGGGTAGATGGAGGATGATAAACCCATTCTAACATGCACTAAAAGAACTAGGAGGACTAGGAACACACATCATGTTGTACATTCAAATGATGAAGAATCAGAAAATCAGGATAGTCAAGAGAAAGATGAATCCATATCTGTTGGTGATAAGAAATCTAAGAAAAAGGGAATTCAAAAGGATATACATGTAAGTTTTTTTGGTGTATTTGCATGTTCTTTTATAGTTCTGCACGTCCCTAATTGCTACAAATGCTTTTGCAGGGGCAAGCAGACAAGTTATCAGTTATGAAAACGATAAAGCAAGAACGAGAGGATGATGAACCCAATATTAACCAGACTAAAAGGGGTAGGAGAAGCAACACATGTCGTATTGTACACCTTGATGAGGAACCAAAAACTAAAGATATTCAGGAaataatcaaatcaaaatctATGGAAGCAGGCCCCAAGAAAAAGCGTGTCGCAACTCGCAAATGTGCTGGTATTGATAGCAAGCAAGTAAAGAATCACCATGAAGAAGAATCGGAGCAGGAAGGTACTCGGCAGCACAATGATTCAAGGCCTAGGACAAGGCGTAGTTGTGTCGACAAAGAATTGATGAATAAAGACATTCATAAGTGTGGTGTTTCAAGAACTCGAAAGATAAATCGTTGATTAGTGGAAGTCCAATAATTTAGCATGTAATAGAACATATACAAACATCAGATTTGTACTTTTTATCAACATCGTTGCTTAGATTGCTTTTTAAAAAATCTAATAGCGTACCTTTGTGTTAGTAAAGTCATTATTCTCTTATTAATCAAGAGTTACTGTTCAGTGTAATGCAGccaatttaattcttttttagtTAAAAAATACTAAGCAAAAGCAGCCACGGGAGCGGTACATCAGTTTTCCGAGAAAAAAAACAATGTCATTTTCCATACACACAttagtgattttcacatgttcatGAACTACAGAATACGCCTTTGGACGacatccaaattttgacatgTTCATGCGCTACATGGAAAGCATATGACTTAATTATTAGTTTTGTACAAAGGAGATATAGATAAGTTGTCATGTGTGTAACATACAATCTCTGAAGAAAAATAATGTGTACCCAAGACGTGCAAGAAACAAAGACGTGCATATATTTTAATAGTATGCATGAAAGTTGACTTCAAGTAGGACACATCTATCTGGTGACACAAAATAATAACGGTTCAGATATAAGTTTAGGTTTAAAACGCACGCATGACAAACTCTAACCATAAACTATAACCGGGCAAAACATAGCCCCCGATCTTATCCCACATCGCATACACAGGTTAATTACTCCTCTCGCCAGCGGCAAGGAGCAGAAAGTTGTGTGGCACTACTTGCACGTAATGTTTATTAATTCCTTCCACAAATAATACATGCATGTCTCCTTCCATGATTAAATACATGCACCAGCTCTCCGATCTCATTACACATGCTCCGTATTAACAGAAATTATAGAGAGAAATCAACGATATCTCCAAATACAGAGCATATACGTCCTACTTGCAGGTAATGTTCATTAACTCCTTCCACAAATACATGCATGTCTCCTTCCATGATTAAATACATGCACCAGCTCTCCGATCTCATTACACATGCTCTGTATTAACAGAAATTATAGAGAGAAATCAACGATAAACTTGAAATTTAGATCTCCAAATACAGAGCATATACGTCCTCTCCTTACAAGGTGACAACACATGTAACCTTCTTTGACAATAGAACAATGATTTTAGATGATTTAAATCCTTTGTTTgaaaacaatccataggaaaaagaATCTTATCCGGAAACTGATTCTTCCGTACAAATAACTTCAGCATCCTTGAGAACAGTGTGGTGCCTAACATGTTTACATTAAATTATCATCAGCAATTCTGAATTTCTGGACAAATAAAATCGATTATTTATAAGATGTCCTCACTTTCAGATATCTTAGATGAGGAATAATAGCCAACGAGTACTTCTAAAAAACAATGGGAAACCATGAGATCTGTGTTAATTCTTAGAAAAAGTGTTACACCTTTTACCTCATTTATTTCAGGATTCGCTGGCCACAGTTAACATGCTTCGAACACGCACTGGAGAAAATCAAAACAACAGAAGGTATTCATTACCACAGTACCAAAAATAATCATACACAGGTTAGTTTACTGGAATATTCAAATTATAACAAGATATAATGCAGGAATATGCGGCGTCGTCAAGCAGTCCAAGTACCCGAGCAAGCAGCCTCCAAACAAGCGACACTACAATCTAATGATAGTCAATCAGatatcattagagcagcaacgaaGGAAGCTAGGCAGAAAAGGAAAGAGATACTCGAGCTGAAAAGGAGCAAACGACTAAGGACAGAAAAGGACAATGCGTGTGAAGTATCGAATGTAGCGAAGGATGTCACTCAAGTTACATATTTTGGAAAACCAAATTGTGTTTGTGAATTTTGCAATGCCATTATGTGGCATGGAGAGAGAAGCACAAAGACAGGTAACATCACAATTCCAAAATTTGGTCTGTGCTGCAAGGAAGGGAAAGTAAAATTACCACCACTGAAACAAGCTCCGCCAGCTACTACGTtacaatgaaagaggagaatCATCAAATTTCCGCCAGAACATCAGGTTGTACAACTCAATGTTCGCATTCACGTCAATGGGAGGAAAGGTTGACTACGAGATTAATAAGAAAACATCTGGACCATATGTTTTCCGTTTGAATGGCCAGAACTACCATCAGATTGGCACTTTACTTCCTAAAGATGACGCGACGAAACCAAAATTTGCCCAATTGTACATACATGACACTGAAAATGAAGTGCGAAACAGGATTAATGCATCAACTTCAATGGAGAGTAAAACACAGCGAGATGAAAACATTGTCAAAGGACTACTAGAGATGCTTGATGAGCACAATGTTTTAGTGAAA
This region includes:
- the LOC123394967 gene encoding LOW QUALITY PROTEIN: replication protein A 70 kDa DNA-binding subunit B-like (The sequence of the model RefSeq protein was modified relative to this genomic sequence to represent the inferred CDS: inserted 1 base in 1 codon) — encoded protein: MAYDTLHDISKEKDSWKVKVRIIRLWDAINLNNNELISLDMILLDEEGTMIHGKVMKHMVNKFKPLIQEGSVYMIXNFKVTSAMNFRPVESEKILNFLHTTKIQEIKGLKNIRIEEQSFTFCSIEVLSARDNQKIYLSDVIGIASYIGHIEETHTTHGISKIRDIVLRIEDQKINNRLWGNKVAQIDEDSLGHVVIVTSTTVRKLKEYSLSSTGATRVYIDLDIPETNELQRRYCLQDDMVEEIEPEAHLQGTIQEQMLYNRRTLKEITKITYESEKQEKFYTTEAMIKSIDTSDEWYYIGCRKCNKKVQKQGNHFYCPKCEKEPEKTCPRYKLKLEICDLSATTTCTMFEAEAKKLIKQSASFLIDRDDFDIHEQTKQIQKICGQKLIFQFKLNDYNLKYGYQEYTIHRIFFIDSEKDSAPHDSNVEQMEDDKPILTCTKRTRRTRNTHHVVHSNDEESENQDSQEKDESISVGDKKSKKKGIQKDIHGQADKLSVMKTIKQEREDDEPNINQTKRGRRSNTCRIVHLDEEPKTKDIQEIIKSKSMEAGPKKKRVATRKCAGIDSKQVKNHHEEESEQEGTRQHNDSRPRTRRSCVDKELMNKDIHKCGVSRTRKINR